The Acipenser ruthenus chromosome 27, fAciRut3.2 maternal haplotype, whole genome shotgun sequence genome includes a window with the following:
- the LOC117432429 gene encoding troponin I, fast skeletal muscle-like: MSSSRKQNLKSLMLQIAKQELQKEEEERVAEKEIYMAEHCPELSLSSSIQELQDLCKQLNGKIESIDEERYDMEAKVKKNNKDIEDLKQKVFDLKGKFKKPVLRKVRMSADAMLQALLGSKHKVSMDLRANLKQVKKEEKEADLRDVGDWRKNIEDKAGMEGRKKMFESEA; the protein is encoded by the exons ATGTCCTCCAGCCGTAAGCAAAATCTGAAG AGCTTGATGCTCCAGATTGCCAAGCAGGAACTTCAGAAGGAGGAAGAAGAAAGAGTAGCTGAAAAGGAGATTTACATGGCGGAGCATTGCCCTGAACTGAGCCTGAGTAGTTCCATCCAGGAGTTACAG GATTTGTGCAAACAGCTCAACGGAAAGATTGAGTCTATTGATGAGGAGAGATATGACATGGAAGCCAAAGTTAAGAAGAACAACAaggat ATTGAGGACCTGAAACAGAAAGTGTTTGACCTGAAAGGCAAGTTCAAGAAGCCAGTTCTGCGCAAAGTGCGTATGTCTGCTGACGCTATGCTGCAGGCTCTGCTGGGCTCCAAGCACAAGGTGTCCATGGACTTGAGAGCCAAcctgaaacaagtgaagaaagaggagaaagag GCAGATCTGCGTGATGTTGGTGACTGGCGTAAGAACATTGAAGATAAGGCTGGCATGGAAGGGAGGAAGAAAATGTTTGAATCTGAGGCTTAA